Proteins from a single region of Methanoculleus taiwanensis:
- a CDS encoding RNB domain-containing ribonuclease encodes MNNRQTIDLGAIAWAAMEKYGFVPKIPPSVIREVNTLHTGVFTDSGEAIRDLRSLLWSSIDNHDSMDLDQLEVCERGANGEIRVKVAVADVDAFVPQGSRADRYARRNGTSVYTGVTTFPMLPDRLSKDITSLLPGKEHLAIVVEYAVLPDGSIRPGGVSRAFVTNRAKLVYEEVGDWLEGTGQVPETVTAVSGLKEQILLQNEAAQAMKKRRTEQGALALETIEPEPVMVDGRVAGLVVQRQNLARCLIEEFMVAANRSIVAFLGDADLLMIQRIVRTPKNWEGIVAEAAERSEVLPARPDAQALTRFLLRQKVADPDHFPDLSLTVVKLMGPGEYVAFRPGGEPVGHFALAVTDYTHGTAPNRRYVDLVIQRLVKSALAGEDCPYTPVELDELAAWLTDREMASQKVERFVRKAAAAVLLRTSIGEFFDAFVTGASEKGTYVRLLSPPAEGRVMQGESGLRVGQKVRVRLLATDPVHGFVDFARAG; translated from the coding sequence ATGAACAACCGGCAGACTATCGACCTCGGAGCTATCGCCTGGGCCGCGATGGAGAAGTACGGCTTTGTCCCCAAAATCCCCCCGTCGGTCATCCGGGAAGTGAACACGCTGCACACAGGCGTCTTCACGGACAGTGGGGAGGCGATCCGCGATCTCCGGTCGCTCCTCTGGTCGTCGATCGACAACCACGACTCGATGGATCTCGACCAGCTGGAGGTATGTGAGCGCGGGGCGAATGGCGAGATACGGGTAAAGGTCGCCGTCGCTGATGTCGACGCCTTCGTCCCGCAAGGTTCCAGGGCCGACCGGTACGCCCGCCGGAACGGAACCTCGGTCTACACCGGCGTTACGACCTTCCCGATGCTGCCGGATCGCCTCTCCAAGGACATCACCTCCCTGCTGCCGGGGAAGGAGCACCTCGCTATCGTCGTTGAGTACGCGGTTCTCCCCGACGGCAGCATCCGGCCGGGCGGCGTCTCGCGCGCCTTCGTCACGAACAGGGCAAAACTCGTCTACGAGGAGGTCGGCGACTGGCTCGAGGGGACAGGGCAGGTTCCGGAGACGGTCACGGCCGTTTCCGGGCTCAAAGAGCAGATCCTCCTGCAGAACGAGGCCGCGCAGGCCATGAAGAAACGCCGGACGGAGCAGGGAGCGCTCGCCCTCGAGACGATCGAACCCGAGCCGGTCATGGTGGACGGCCGGGTGGCGGGCCTCGTCGTCCAGCGGCAGAACCTGGCGCGCTGCCTGATAGAGGAGTTCATGGTCGCGGCGAACCGGAGCATCGTCGCGTTCCTCGGCGATGCCGATCTCCTCATGATCCAGCGGATCGTCAGAACGCCGAAGAACTGGGAGGGAATCGTCGCCGAGGCGGCGGAACGCAGCGAGGTGCTGCCGGCGAGGCCGGACGCACAGGCGCTCACCCGTTTCCTCCTCCGGCAGAAGGTCGCCGATCCGGATCACTTCCCCGACCTCTCCCTGACGGTGGTGAAACTGATGGGACCCGGCGAATACGTGGCCTTCAGGCCCGGTGGCGAGCCGGTCGGCCACTTCGCGCTTGCCGTCACCGACTACACGCACGGAACCGCCCCGAACCGGCGGTACGTCGACCTCGTTATCCAGCGGCTGGTAAAGTCGGCGCTCGCCGGGGAGGACTGCCCGTACACACCTGTGGAGCTCGACGAGCTCGCCGCCTGGCTGACAGATCGGGAGATGGCGTCGCAGAAGGTCGAGCGGTTTGTCCGGAAAGCTGCGGCCGCAGTCCTGCTCCGGACCAGCATCGGCGAGTTCTTCGATGCGTTCGTCACCGGCGCCTCGGAGAAGGGAACCTATGTCCGCCTCCTCTCCCCGCCGGCGGAAGGCCGGGTCATGCAGGGCGAGTCCGGCCTTCGGGTAGGTCAGAAAGTCCGCGTCCGTCTGCTCGCGACCGACCCTGTACACGGGTTCGTCGACTTTGCGCGTGCCGGATGA
- a CDS encoding lactate utilization protein, whose protein sequence is MQQVTRTSHRTQYSAGNLLADAGVDQERWSRIPDEATIERTVRAIESRNVGVILVETGEEALRALVDLIPGGAEIMNGYSTTLLEIGYPRALEENRKGWRDYHTVITAEDDAEKRHALRRKSVAAGYYLSGVQAIAESGELVGCDRTGSRVGAWPHAAARLILVTGVNKIVPTLDEALRRCREYALPLENQRALRAYGVPSEIGKTVILADETADDRVTLILIRERLGY, encoded by the coding sequence ATGCAACAGGTAACCCGGACATCGCACAGAACGCAGTACAGCGCAGGCAACCTCCTGGCGGATGCCGGTGTCGACCAGGAGCGGTGGAGCAGAATACCTGACGAGGCGACGATCGAGCGGACGGTGCGGGCAATCGAGTCGCGCAACGTCGGGGTGATCCTGGTAGAGACGGGGGAGGAGGCACTCCGGGCGCTCGTCGACCTGATACCGGGGGGGGCCGAGATCATGAACGGCTATTCGACGACCCTGCTGGAGATCGGGTATCCCCGGGCACTCGAAGAGAACCGAAAGGGCTGGCGGGACTATCATACGGTTATCACCGCCGAGGACGATGCAGAGAAGCGGCACGCCCTCCGCCGGAAAAGCGTCGCCGCCGGGTACTATCTCTCCGGCGTGCAGGCAATCGCCGAATCGGGGGAACTTGTCGGGTGCGACAGGACGGGAAGCCGGGTCGGGGCATGGCCGCACGCGGCAGCCCGTCTCATCCTTGTCACCGGCGTCAACAAGATCGTGCCGACGCTTGACGAGGCGCTCAGGCGGTGCCGGGAGTACGCCCTGCCGCTCGAGAATCAGCGGGCTCTGCGTGCCTACGGCGTTCCGAGCGAGATCGGGAAGACCGTGATCCTCGCAGACGAGACCGCGGATGACCGGGTCACCCTGATCCTGATCCGCGAGCGGCTTGGCTACTGA